Proteins encoded by one window of Chrysiogenia bacterium:
- a CDS encoding cytochrome c oxidase subunit 3, whose amino-acid sequence MSEEIPYTVETRPDTGLYNGKFGIWMFLASEVMLFGALFSAYVLLRTGAQVWPPVIPGHPYMRGMEILNVPLATLNTAVLITSSITVVMAWASLKMGNFAKGKMYIWATIACSLGFMVIKTIEYSAKFEHGWYPSTNNFFGIYFTMTGLHGLHVIGGLIVWLYLATAGSKMWETEPERYTNRIEVTGLYWHFVDLVWIFLFPSLYLL is encoded by the coding sequence ATGTCGGAAGAAATTCCCTACACAGTAGAAACCCGTCCCGATACCGGCCTCTACAACGGCAAGTTCGGTATCTGGATGTTCCTGGCCTCCGAAGTGATGCTCTTCGGCGCGCTCTTCTCGGCCTACGTGCTGCTTCGCACGGGCGCGCAGGTCTGGCCGCCGGTCATTCCGGGGCACCCCTACATGCGCGGCATGGAGATCCTCAATGTTCCGCTTGCCACGCTCAATACCGCAGTACTGATTACCTCAAGTATCACCGTAGTAATGGCCTGGGCGAGCCTCAAGATGGGCAACTTCGCCAAGGGCAAGATGTACATCTGGGCGACCATCGCCTGCTCGCTGGGCTTCATGGTGATCAAGACGATCGAATACTCGGCCAAGTTCGAACACGGCTGGTATCCCTCGACCAACAACTTCTTCGGCATCTACTTCACGATGACGGGCCTTCACGGCCTTCACGTGATCGGCGGCCTGATCGTGTGGCTCTATCTGGCCACCGCAGGTTCGAAGATGTGGGAGACCGAGCCCGAGCGCTACACCAACCGGATCGAAGTGACCGGCCTCTACTGGCACTTCGTCGACCTGGTCTGGATTTTCCTGTTCCCCAGCCTTTATCTTCTCTAG
- a CDS encoding cytochrome C oxidase subunit IV family protein, which yields MSEETTHDAHSHEDIEAHVKVYIKVFIALLILTGVTVAVAEVHLPIHLAVAVALVIAGIKGSLVAAEFMHLKGEVKWILYSVLLTVFMFVMVLAVPVITHSGYAETGWRAAAPGTTTSAEAGHGAHH from the coding sequence ATGAGTGAAGAAACTACGCACGACGCACACAGCCACGAGGACATCGAGGCGCACGTCAAAGTCTATATCAAGGTCTTCATTGCCCTTCTGATCCTCACGGGCGTGACCGTTGCGGTGGCGGAAGTACATCTGCCCATCCACCTGGCGGTCGCCGTCGCGCTGGTCATCGCCGGCATCAAGGGCAGCTTGGTGGCTGCGGAATTCATGCACCTCAAGGGCGAGGTGAAATGGATTCTCTATAGTGTCCTGCTCACTGTATTTATGTTCGTGATGGTCCTGGCCGTCCCGGTCATCACGCACTCGGGCTACGCCGAAACGGGCTGGCGTGCGGCGGCTCCCGGCACCACGACATCGGCTGAAGCCGGCCACGGCGCGCATCACTGA